One part of the Azospirillum sp. B510 genome encodes these proteins:
- a CDS encoding response regulator yields MEADRSQPLRILLVEDEPLVAMAIEDSLETQNVGVVGPAATVAEALDLIAEGGIDAALLDVTLRGERVDSVADALSARDIPFVFTTGHGAAGLPRNHQDRPVLTKPFREIEMNDAIDRYFRGAV; encoded by the coding sequence ATGGAAGCCGACCGATCCCAGCCCTTGCGCATCCTGCTCGTCGAGGACGAGCCGCTGGTGGCCATGGCCATCGAGGATTCTCTGGAAACCCAGAATGTCGGCGTCGTCGGTCCCGCCGCCACGGTGGCGGAGGCGCTGGACCTGATCGCCGAGGGCGGCATCGACGCCGCCCTGCTCGACGTCACGCTGCGCGGGGAACGCGTCGACAGCGTCGCCGACGCGCTGAGCGCCAGGGACATCCCCTTCGTCTTCACCACCGGCCATGGCGCCGCCGGCCTGCCGCGCAACCATCAGGATCGCCCTGTCCTGACCAAACCCTTCCGCGAGATCGAGATGAACGACGCCATCGACCGCTATTTCCGGGGAGCCGTGTGA
- a CDS encoding NnrS family protein yields MSPPMSIPSLAGRDDGPTIPILFQYGFRFFFLASGVAAVGLLAAWLGVLVTGEWPDHAPGAGAWHAHEMLFGMVVAAVAGFLLTAVPSWTGTKAVAGAPLMALAALWVAGRVAVFPWTGMPEPVAAVIDLAFLPGLGVALARPLVAAGKWRNSAFLILLALMTVANLLIHLDWLELLDGGTEAGLALGLGIVLMMVTVIGGRILPAFTRNGLGKAGLALRSWPLVERSTLALTLLLVPATMLAPDSVVTGLIALAAAVAHAVRLAGWRGWKVWRSPILWILHVGYLWVPVALGLRGLQALAGLPAAAGIHALTVGAFATLILAVMSRASLGHTGRPLVVSRLTVAAYALLTVAAVARTASPLLPVEWVWAALQWSGYAWVAAFTLYLAAYAPILLAPRADGRPG; encoded by the coding sequence ATGTCCCCGCCCATGTCGATCCCCAGCCTCGCCGGCCGCGACGACGGCCCCACCATCCCGATCCTGTTCCAATATGGCTTCCGCTTCTTCTTCCTGGCCAGCGGAGTCGCCGCCGTCGGATTGCTCGCCGCCTGGCTCGGCGTGCTGGTGACCGGGGAATGGCCGGACCATGCGCCCGGCGCCGGCGCCTGGCATGCGCATGAGATGCTGTTCGGCATGGTGGTGGCCGCCGTCGCCGGCTTCCTGCTGACCGCGGTGCCGAGCTGGACCGGGACCAAGGCGGTGGCCGGCGCGCCGCTGATGGCGCTCGCAGCACTTTGGGTCGCCGGCCGGGTCGCCGTCTTCCCCTGGACCGGCATGCCGGAGCCGGTGGCGGCGGTGATCGACCTCGCCTTCCTGCCGGGGTTGGGCGTGGCGCTCGCCCGGCCGCTGGTGGCGGCGGGCAAATGGCGCAACAGCGCCTTCCTGATCCTGCTGGCGCTGATGACCGTGGCCAACCTGCTGATCCATCTGGACTGGCTGGAACTGCTGGATGGCGGGACGGAGGCCGGGCTGGCGCTCGGTCTCGGCATCGTGCTGATGATGGTGACGGTGATCGGCGGGCGCATCCTGCCGGCCTTCACCCGCAACGGGCTGGGGAAGGCCGGGCTGGCGCTGCGCTCCTGGCCGCTGGTGGAACGGTCGACGCTGGCGCTGACGCTGCTTCTGGTCCCGGCGACGATGCTGGCGCCGGACTCGGTGGTCACCGGGCTGATCGCGCTCGCCGCCGCCGTGGCCCATGCGGTGCGGCTGGCCGGCTGGCGGGGCTGGAAGGTCTGGCGCTCGCCGATCCTGTGGATCCTGCATGTCGGCTACCTGTGGGTGCCGGTGGCGTTGGGCTTGCGCGGGTTGCAGGCCCTGGCCGGGCTGCCGGCGGCGGCGGGAATCCATGCGCTGACGGTCGGCGCCTTCGCCACCCTGATCCTGGCGGTGATGAGCCGCGCCTCGCTCGGCCACACCGGGCGGCCGCTGGTGGTGTCGCGGTTGACGGTCGCCGCCTATGCGCTGCTGACGGTCGCGGCGGTCGCCCGCACCGCCTCGCCGCTGCTGCCGGTGGAGTGGGTGTGGGCGGCGCTGCAATGGTCGGGCTACGCCTGGGTCGCGGCCTTCACCCTCTATCTCGCCGCTTATGCCCCGATCCTGCTGGCGCCGCGGGCCGACGGGCGGCCGGGCTGA
- a CDS encoding winged helix-turn-helix domain-containing protein, which produces MPRSESLSLREARRIAIAAQGFPNAPSADGLAGDPVEARHARRLIGRLGLVQIDSVNVLVRSHYLPLFSRLGSYEAALLDRLAYGGKRRALFEYWGHEASLIPVEQQPLFRWRMARAERGEGVYGELARFAIERRAYIDSVLAEVAARGPMGASELSAAGRGAGGWWGWSDGKRALEYLFWAGLVTTAGRRGFERLYDLPERVLPAAILATPTPEEGEAQRALLRIAARAHGVATERDLRDYHRLELADTRRRIAELVEAGELLPVTVEGWDRTAYVAPDLRVPRKATARALLSPFDSLIWERQRTERLFGARIRLEIYTPAHKREHGYYVLPFLMDERIAARVDLKSDRKASALLVQAAHGEAHSRPETVAPALAAELRRLAGWLALERIVVKGGGDLAPALTSELASELTGEFTAHHG; this is translated from the coding sequence ATGCCCCGTTCCGAAAGCCTGTCCCTGCGCGAGGCCCGGCGCATCGCCATCGCGGCGCAGGGCTTTCCCAACGCGCCATCCGCCGACGGCCTTGCCGGCGATCCGGTGGAGGCCCGCCATGCCCGGCGCCTGATCGGCCGGCTGGGGCTGGTGCAGATCGATTCGGTCAATGTGCTGGTGCGCTCCCATTACCTGCCGCTCTTCTCGCGGCTGGGCTCCTACGAGGCGGCGCTGCTCGACCGGCTGGCCTATGGCGGCAAGCGGCGGGCGCTGTTCGAATATTGGGGCCACGAGGCCTCGCTGATCCCGGTGGAGCAGCAGCCGCTGTTCCGCTGGCGGATGGCGCGGGCCGAACGCGGCGAGGGCGTCTATGGCGAACTGGCGCGCTTCGCCATCGAACGGCGCGCCTACATCGACTCCGTCCTGGCGGAGGTGGCGGCGCGCGGCCCGATGGGCGCGTCGGAACTCAGCGCGGCCGGGCGCGGGGCCGGCGGCTGGTGGGGGTGGAGCGACGGCAAGCGGGCGCTGGAATATCTGTTCTGGGCCGGGCTGGTCACCACCGCCGGCCGGCGCGGCTTCGAACGGCTCTATGACCTGCCGGAGCGGGTGCTGCCCGCCGCCATCCTCGCCACCCCGACGCCGGAGGAGGGCGAGGCCCAGCGCGCCCTGCTGCGCATCGCCGCCCGCGCCCATGGCGTGGCGACCGAACGCGACCTGCGCGACTATCACCGGCTCGAACTTGCCGATACCCGCCGGCGCATCGCCGAGCTGGTGGAGGCCGGCGAGCTGCTGCCGGTGACGGTGGAGGGCTGGGACCGCACCGCCTATGTCGCCCCCGACCTGCGGGTGCCGCGCAAGGCCACGGCCCGCGCCCTGCTTTCCCCCTTCGATTCGCTGATTTGGGAGCGGCAGCGCACCGAACGCCTGTTCGGCGCCCGCATCCGGCTGGAGATCTACACCCCCGCCCACAAGCGGGAACATGGCTATTACGTCCTGCCCTTCCTGATGGACGAGCGCATCGCCGCCCGTGTCGATCTGAAATCCGACCGCAAGGCCTCGGCCCTGCTGGTCCAGGCCGCCCACGGCGAAGCGCACAGCCGTCCCGAAACCGTCGCCCCGGCCCTGGCGGCGGAGCTGCGCCGGCTGGCCGGCTGGCTGGCGCTGGAGCGGATCGTCGTTAAGGGCGGCGGCGATCTGGCGCCGGCCCTGACCAGTGAGTTGGCCAGTGAGTTGACAGGGGAGTTTACCGCGCATCATGGATGA
- a CDS encoding GNAT family N-acetyltransferase has protein sequence MDDLPTPEIRPARPADLDDVAALWFESASRMEGVSAAFPGHEELRGRIDRELAAGWDLRVALSNGRIVGLLALMPAEAKLDQMFVHPDRQGHGIGLALLDLAKSVMPDGFSLRTPLANRRARRFYERHGLDLLGEGVHPVLGTAVCFYGWRGGAVTPDGRAAAGSRTSPPSG, from the coding sequence ATGGATGACCTGCCGACGCCAGAGATCCGCCCGGCGCGCCCCGCCGATCTCGACGATGTCGCGGCCCTCTGGTTCGAGAGCGCGAGCCGGATGGAGGGGGTGTCGGCGGCCTTTCCCGGCCACGAGGAGCTGCGCGGCCGGATCGACCGGGAGCTTGCGGCCGGCTGGGATTTGCGCGTCGCCCTGTCGAATGGGCGGATCGTCGGGCTGCTGGCGCTGATGCCGGCGGAGGCCAAGCTCGACCAGATGTTCGTCCACCCCGACCGGCAGGGCCATGGCATCGGGCTGGCCCTGCTGGATCTGGCGAAGAGCGTCATGCCGGACGGCTTCTCCCTGCGCACGCCCCTGGCGAACCGGCGGGCGCGCCGCTTCTATGAACGCCATGGCCTGGACCTGCTGGGGGAAGGCGTGCATCCTGTCCTGGGCACCGCCGTCTGTTTCTATGGCTGGCGCGGCGGGGCAGTCACTCCAGATGGTCGAGCGGCAGCCGGGTCTCGAACTTCACCTCCTTCAGGGTGA
- a CDS encoding Lrp/AsnC family transcriptional regulator, whose protein sequence is MAAVKLDRHEKGILAALQENARLTMQELGDSVGLSASPCWRRVRSLEEIGVIRRYTVQLDPRKLGLGECVFAHVTLERHKENAVEQFESAIAGMPQVLECFAVTGDADYLLRIVVPTTEDYGRFLSERIFSIPAVSHVKSSVTLKEVKFETRLPLDHLE, encoded by the coding sequence ATGGCGGCGGTCAAGCTCGACCGGCACGAGAAGGGCATCCTGGCGGCGCTTCAGGAGAATGCCCGCCTGACCATGCAGGAGCTGGGCGACAGCGTCGGCCTGTCCGCCTCCCCCTGCTGGCGCCGGGTGCGGTCGTTGGAGGAGATCGGCGTCATCCGCCGCTACACCGTGCAGCTCGACCCGCGCAAGCTGGGGCTGGGGGAATGCGTCTTCGCCCATGTCACGCTGGAGCGTCACAAGGAGAATGCGGTCGAACAGTTCGAAAGCGCCATCGCCGGCATGCCCCAGGTACTGGAATGCTTCGCCGTCACCGGCGACGCCGATTATCTGCTGCGCATCGTCGTGCCGACCACCGAGGATTACGGCCGCTTCCTCAGCGAACGCATCTTCTCCATCCCCGCGGTGTCGCATGTCAAATCGAGCGTCACCCTGAAGGAGGTGAAGTTCGAGACCCGGCTGCCGCTCGACCATCTGGAGTGA
- a CDS encoding alpha/beta fold hydrolase, translating to MSSTPTIILVHGAFADGSSWGRVISRLQAEGLAAVAVQNPLVSLDDDAAHVQRAIDRTRGPVVLVGHSWGGAVITQIGDQERVRSLVYIAAFAPDAGQSPNDTLKPFPPSAGLSGVSVDKGRFLTLTPEGMARNFAQDLPAAEAALLAATQGPVAAACFATRVSAAAWKAKPSWYVVATQDRMLPPDFLRATAARIGARTAEVDSGHAPHLSRPDAVAAVIVEAARAI from the coding sequence ATGAGTTCCACCCCGACCATCATTCTCGTCCATGGCGCCTTCGCCGACGGCTCCTCCTGGGGCCGGGTGATTTCCCGCCTCCAGGCGGAAGGGCTGGCGGCGGTCGCGGTGCAGAACCCGCTGGTCTCGCTCGACGATGATGCCGCCCATGTCCAGCGCGCCATCGACCGGACCAGGGGGCCGGTGGTGCTGGTCGGCCATTCCTGGGGCGGCGCCGTCATCACCCAGATCGGCGATCAGGAGCGGGTGAGGTCGCTGGTCTACATCGCCGCCTTCGCCCCCGATGCCGGGCAGTCGCCCAACGACACGCTGAAGCCCTTCCCGCCATCCGCCGGCCTGTCGGGGGTGTCGGTGGACAAGGGCCGTTTCCTGACCCTGACGCCGGAGGGCATGGCCCGCAACTTCGCCCAGGATCTGCCGGCGGCGGAGGCCGCCCTGCTGGCCGCCACCCAGGGGCCGGTCGCCGCCGCCTGCTTCGCGACCAGGGTGAGCGCCGCCGCCTGGAAGGCCAAGCCTTCCTGGTACGTCGTCGCCACCCAGGACCGCATGCTGCCGCCGGATTTCCTGCGCGCCACCGCCGCGCGCATCGGCGCCCGGACAGCGGAGGTCGACAGCGGCCACGCCCCCCATCTGTCGCGCCCCGACGCCGTGGCGGCGGTGATCGTCGAGGCGGCGCGCGCTATCTGA
- a CDS encoding AraC family transcriptional regulator — MASPHRPTVSARSYDGHERRHAHDHHQIVLPVTGTLDMEVGGARGRVGDGQGVLVADGVPHSFRSGGTNRFVVLDVPAAGLVPEAVVRACDAFFAIDGALDGLVCYLAAEAADRPLDPVLAHHAAGLLLRALETRRSAEPAPPVLPLPADPIDRALALMAERCGEALTVAELAEAAGLAPSRFHERFRVRTGSTPARLLAELRLDRAEALLRDGRLPLAEVALAVGFSDQTALTRSLRRRRGTTPGALRKAVR, encoded by the coding sequence GTGGCGTCCCCGCATCGGCCGACCGTCAGCGCCCGCAGTTACGACGGGCATGAACGGCGGCACGCCCATGACCATCACCAGATCGTCCTGCCCGTCACCGGCACTCTCGACATGGAGGTCGGCGGCGCCCGCGGGCGGGTGGGCGATGGGCAGGGGGTGCTGGTGGCCGACGGGGTGCCGCACAGCTTCCGCAGCGGCGGCACCAACCGCTTCGTGGTGCTGGACGTGCCGGCCGCCGGGCTGGTGCCGGAAGCGGTGGTCCGCGCCTGCGACGCCTTCTTCGCCATCGATGGGGCGCTGGATGGGCTGGTGTGCTATCTGGCGGCGGAGGCGGCCGACCGGCCGCTCGACCCGGTGCTGGCGCATCATGCGGCGGGGTTGCTGCTGCGCGCCCTGGAAACCCGCCGGTCGGCGGAGCCCGCACCGCCGGTCTTGCCCCTGCCGGCCGATCCCATCGACCGCGCCCTCGCGCTGATGGCGGAGCGTTGCGGCGAAGCGCTGACGGTGGCGGAACTGGCCGAGGCCGCCGGTCTGGCGCCCAGCCGTTTCCATGAGCGCTTTCGTGTCCGGACCGGCAGCACCCCGGCCCGCCTGCTGGCGGAGCTGCGGCTGGACCGGGCGGAGGCGCTGCTGCGCGATGGCCGGCTGCCGTTGGCCGAGGTGGCGTTGGCGGTCGGATTCTCCGATCAGACCGCCCTGACCCGCAGCCTGCGGCGGCGGCGCGGCACCACGCCGGGGGCGCTGCGGAAGGCGGTCAGATAG
- a CDS encoding acetyl-CoA hydrolase/transferase family protein — MYRDRIRLKSLWGKVVPAEEAAFLIKDGMTVGMSGFTRAGDAKAVPLALAERAASETLKITLMTGASLGNDVDRILTEAGVLSRRLPFQADPVLRKAINRGEVMFVDQHLSETVELLRSRQMGPVDVAVIEACAITDTGGIVPTTSIGNSATFAILAEKIIVELNLTQPLDLEGMHDVYIPTRRPFREPIPVVTAESRAGLPYIPIDPSKIAAIVVTRKQDSSASIQPPDGETSAIAGHLIEFLDREVRQGRLARSLSPLQAGIGTIANAVLHGLIDGPFHDLTMYSEVLQDSTFELFDAGKLTFASGSSITLSAGKYAEVLPKIGSYKGRLLLRPQEISNHPEVIRRLGVIGINTALECDIYGNVNSTHVNGTQMMNGIGGSGDFARNSHLAIFVTKSLAKGGAISSIVPMVTHVDHNEHDVDVLVTEVGLADLRGLAPRERAETIIRNCVHPSYRELAADYHRRARVRGGHTPHLLEEAFAWHCRFQQTGSMIPAMQTAG; from the coding sequence ATGTACCGAGACCGCATCCGACTGAAATCGCTGTGGGGCAAGGTCGTGCCGGCCGAGGAGGCCGCCTTCCTCATCAAGGACGGCATGACCGTGGGCATGAGCGGCTTCACCCGCGCCGGCGACGCCAAGGCGGTGCCGCTGGCGCTGGCCGAGCGCGCCGCGTCCGAGACGCTGAAGATCACGCTGATGACCGGCGCCTCGCTGGGCAACGACGTGGACAGGATCCTGACCGAGGCCGGCGTGCTGTCGCGCCGCCTGCCCTTCCAGGCCGACCCGGTGCTGCGCAAGGCGATCAACCGCGGCGAGGTGATGTTCGTCGACCAGCATCTGTCGGAGACGGTGGAACTGCTGCGCTCGCGCCAGATGGGACCGGTCGATGTCGCGGTGATCGAGGCCTGCGCCATCACCGACACCGGCGGCATCGTGCCGACCACCTCGATCGGCAATTCGGCAACCTTCGCCATCCTGGCCGAGAAGATCATCGTCGAGCTGAACCTGACCCAGCCGCTGGATCTGGAGGGGATGCACGACGTCTACATCCCGACCCGCCGCCCCTTCCGTGAGCCGATCCCGGTGGTGACGGCGGAAAGCCGCGCCGGCCTGCCCTATATCCCGATCGATCCGTCGAAGATCGCCGCCATCGTGGTGACGCGCAAGCAGGACAGCTCCGCCAGCATCCAGCCGCCGGACGGCGAGACCAGCGCCATCGCCGGCCATCTGATCGAGTTCCTGGACCGCGAGGTTCGCCAGGGCCGACTCGCCCGTTCGCTGTCACCGCTCCAGGCCGGCATCGGCACCATCGCCAACGCCGTGCTGCACGGGCTGATCGACGGGCCGTTCCACGACCTGACCATGTACAGCGAGGTATTGCAGGACAGCACCTTCGAGCTGTTCGACGCCGGCAAGCTGACCTTCGCGTCGGGATCCTCGATCACGCTCAGCGCCGGCAAATATGCCGAGGTGCTGCCGAAAATCGGCTCCTACAAGGGCCGGCTGCTGCTGCGCCCGCAGGAGATCTCCAACCATCCCGAGGTGATCCGCCGGCTGGGGGTGATCGGCATCAACACCGCGCTGGAATGCGACATCTACGGCAACGTCAACTCGACCCACGTCAACGGCACGCAGATGATGAACGGCATCGGCGGATCGGGCGATTTCGCCCGCAACAGCCATCTCGCCATCTTCGTCACCAAGTCGCTGGCCAAGGGCGGCGCCATCTCCAGCATCGTGCCGATGGTCACCCATGTCGACCACAACGAACATGACGTCGACGTGCTGGTGACGGAGGTCGGGCTGGCCGACCTGCGCGGGCTGGCGCCGCGCGAACGGGCGGAGACGATCATCCGCAACTGCGTCCATCCCAGCTACCGCGAGCTGGCGGCGGACTATCACCGCCGGGCGCGCGTGCGCGGCGGCCACACCCCGCATCTGCTGGAGGAGGCCTTCGCCTGGCACTGCCGGTTCCAGCAGACAGGCAGCATGATCCCGGCGATGCAAACCGCCGGATAG
- a CDS encoding ATP-binding response regulator has translation MAGMQTRNWTLDPADRIAELERENAKLQRINKVLMDRVERSMDFQGGAFSLFQTAIVLEQKIRERTLELERALHKLEDSNRDLARAKELADTMRTRLFEAIESVNEGFALFDSADRLVLCNRKYLSYWPAVAGRIQAGIRFNDLVAMVAAAGAVSEPPPEVWLRERMEHRHDLKGVFLNRLADGRWIQVNERRTRDGGIVGVYTDITDVKREEERRRESEQAEKSALMTLNDQLQQAKFQADQANLSKTRFIAAASHDLLQPLNAARLFVSALADLEQPDANAELVENIDVALASVEDLLSALLDISKLDAGAVTPEVTDFPLRGILAPLATEYAAVAAGRGIDLKVVGSGAVVRSDMRLLRRIVQNFLSNALRYVQGGRVVVGCRRVGDGIRIEVWDNGPGIPRDKIPEIFQEFRRLDTPVTKGRDRGMGLGLAIVDRVARMLDHPVTVRSEPGRGSVFAVTVPRGTERRAVRPASVAARPMTNRLAGTSVLVLDNEPAVVAGMEALLRGWACDVVSATNGDEALALLSGMPQPPDLLIADYHLDDGVLGVDEVARLRAACGRILPAVIVTANRTPELADEAKAAGCLVLNKPVKPAQLRAVMSGLVG, from the coding sequence ATGGCCGGCATGCAAACCCGCAACTGGACGCTCGACCCCGCAGACCGCATCGCCGAGCTGGAGCGCGAGAACGCCAAGCTGCAACGCATCAACAAGGTGCTGATGGACCGTGTCGAACGGTCGATGGATTTCCAGGGCGGCGCCTTCTCGCTGTTCCAGACCGCCATCGTGCTGGAGCAGAAGATCCGCGAGCGCACGCTGGAGCTGGAGCGCGCCCTGCACAAGCTGGAGGACAGCAACCGCGACCTCGCCCGCGCCAAGGAGCTGGCGGACACCATGCGCACCCGCCTGTTCGAAGCCATCGAATCGGTGAATGAGGGGTTCGCCCTGTTCGACTCGGCGGACCGGCTGGTGCTGTGCAACCGGAAATACCTGTCCTACTGGCCGGCGGTGGCGGGCCGCATCCAGGCCGGCATCCGCTTCAACGATCTGGTGGCGATGGTCGCCGCCGCCGGCGCGGTCAGCGAGCCGCCGCCCGAGGTCTGGCTGCGCGAGCGGATGGAGCATCGCCATGACCTGAAGGGCGTCTTCCTCAACCGGCTGGCGGACGGGCGCTGGATCCAGGTGAACGAGCGGCGGACCCGCGACGGCGGCATCGTCGGCGTCTACACCGACATCACCGACGTCAAGCGCGAGGAGGAGCGGCGGCGCGAATCCGAACAGGCGGAGAAATCCGCCCTGATGACTCTGAACGACCAGCTCCAGCAGGCCAAGTTCCAGGCCGATCAGGCCAATTTGTCGAAGACCCGCTTCATCGCCGCCGCCAGCCACGACCTGTTGCAGCCGCTGAACGCCGCCCGCCTGTTCGTCTCCGCGCTTGCCGACCTGGAGCAGCCGGACGCCAACGCGGAGCTGGTGGAGAACATCGACGTGGCGCTCGCCTCGGTCGAGGATCTGCTGTCGGCGCTGCTCGACATCTCCAAGCTCGATGCCGGGGCGGTGACGCCGGAGGTCACCGACTTCCCGCTGCGCGGCATCCTGGCGCCGCTCGCCACCGAATATGCGGCGGTGGCGGCCGGGCGCGGCATCGACCTGAAGGTGGTGGGATCGGGGGCGGTGGTGCGCAGCGACATGCGGCTGTTGCGCCGGATCGTGCAGAATTTCCTGTCCAACGCGCTGCGCTATGTCCAGGGCGGCCGGGTGGTGGTCGGCTGCCGCCGGGTCGGCGACGGCATCCGCATCGAGGTGTGGGACAACGGCCCCGGCATCCCGCGCGACAAGATCCCGGAGATCTTCCAGGAGTTCCGCCGTCTCGACACCCCGGTGACCAAGGGGCGCGACCGCGGCATGGGCCTCGGCCTCGCCATCGTCGACCGCGTCGCCCGCATGCTCGACCACCCGGTCACCGTGCGGTCGGAGCCGGGGCGCGGTTCGGTCTTCGCCGTCACCGTGCCGCGCGGCACCGAACGCCGCGCCGTGCGTCCGGCCAGCGTCGCCGCCCGGCCGATGACCAACCGGCTGGCCGGCACCTCGGTGCTGGTGCTGGACAACGAGCCGGCGGTGGTGGCGGGGATGGAGGCGCTGCTGCGCGGCTGGGCCTGCGACGTGGTGTCGGCCACCAACGGCGACGAGGCGCTTGCCCTGCTGTCGGGCATGCCGCAGCCGCCGGATCTGCTGATCGCCGACTATCACCTCGACGACGGGGTGCTGGGCGTCGACGAGGTGGCGCGGCTGCGCGCCGCCTGCGGCCGCATCCTGCCGGCGGTGATCGTCACCGCCAACCGCACACCCGAACTGGCGGACGAGGCCAAGGCGGCCGGCTGCCTGGTGCTGAACAAGCCGGTGAAGCCGGCGCAGCTGCGCGCGGTGATGTCGGGGCTGGTGGGGTAG
- the nosP gene encoding nitric oxide-sensing protein NosP — protein sequence MSAQERSADDPVKAVAGDGMPRAVTHAERPEAAARELRAGLGDAALELVVVFCAPSYDRHALADALAAEFGMVPVIGCTTAGEIGPGGYTTNALVAVGFPSEDFCIVTALVDHVDRFEIADSTAIARSLLSRRDRAMASRPVPLGEEAGSFAMLLIDGLSMSEETVVSALHNALIDIPLFGASAGDDLHFERTFVLHDGAFHPNAAVVTLFTTNRPFTVFRTQHFVSSDRKMVVTGADPQHRIVHEINAEPAGREYARLVGLEGEPLTPMIFASHPVVVRVGGQYHVRSIQKVNDDESLTFFCAIDEGIVLTVAEGVDPVANFDGLIEGIEAEVGAPDLILGCDCILRRLEMEQRQLNAVMSDRLARHRVVGFCAYGEQVNGMHVNQTFTGVAIGGR from the coding sequence ATGTCCGCACAGGAGAGGTCCGCAGACGATCCGGTGAAGGCTGTGGCCGGCGACGGGATGCCGCGCGCCGTGACCCATGCCGAACGCCCGGAGGCGGCGGCGCGCGAGCTGCGCGCCGGGCTGGGCGATGCGGCGCTGGAGCTGGTGGTCGTCTTCTGCGCCCCCAGCTATGACCGCCACGCGCTGGCCGACGCGCTGGCGGCGGAATTCGGCATGGTGCCGGTCATCGGCTGCACCACGGCGGGGGAGATCGGCCCCGGCGGCTACACCACCAACGCCCTGGTGGCGGTCGGCTTCCCGAGCGAGGATTTCTGCATCGTCACCGCGCTGGTCGACCATGTCGACCGCTTCGAGATCGCCGACAGCACCGCCATCGCCCGTTCCCTGCTGTCGCGCCGCGACCGCGCCATGGCGTCGCGGCCGGTGCCGCTGGGCGAGGAGGCCGGCAGCTTCGCCATGCTGCTGATCGACGGGCTGTCGATGAGCGAGGAGACGGTGGTCAGCGCGCTGCACAACGCCCTGATCGACATCCCGCTGTTCGGCGCGTCGGCCGGCGACGACCTGCATTTCGAGCGCACCTTCGTCCTGCATGACGGCGCCTTCCACCCCAATGCCGCGGTGGTGACGCTGTTCACCACCAACCGGCCCTTCACCGTCTTCCGCACCCAGCATTTCGTCAGCTCCGACCGCAAGATGGTGGTCACCGGCGCCGATCCGCAGCACCGCATCGTCCATGAGATCAACGCCGAGCCGGCGGGCCGCGAGTACGCCCGGCTGGTCGGGCTGGAGGGGGAGCCGCTGACCCCGATGATCTTCGCCTCGCACCCCGTCGTGGTGCGGGTCGGCGGCCAGTATCATGTCCGCTCGATCCAGAAGGTGAATGACGACGAGAGCCTGACCTTCTTCTGCGCCATCGACGAGGGCATCGTGCTGACGGTGGCGGAAGGGGTCGATCCGGTCGCCAACTTCGACGGGCTGATCGAGGGCATCGAGGCGGAGGTCGGCGCCCCCGACCTGATCCTCGGCTGCGACTGCATCCTGCGCCGGCTGGAGATGGAACAGCGGCAGCTGAACGCCGTGATGTCGGACCGGTTGGCCCGCCATCGCGTCGTCGGTTTCTGCGCCTATGGCGAGCAGGTGAACGGCATGCACGTCAACCAGACCTTCACGGGCGTCGCCATCGGAGGGCGCTAA
- a CDS encoding DUF779 domain-containing protein — MPTDRVIATPEAVALLDRLAAKHGPLMLHLSGGCCDGSAPLCLPLGEFRLGGRDLCLGTVAGAPFCMSDDTFQWWRNTQVILDVIQARGGGFSLEAPDGVRFTARARLFTDDELAGLSDPRPAEHL, encoded by the coding sequence ATGCCGACCGATCGCGTCATCGCCACACCTGAGGCCGTCGCCCTGCTGGACCGCCTTGCGGCGAAGCATGGCCCGCTGATGCTGCATCTGTCGGGCGGCTGCTGCGACGGGTCGGCGCCGCTCTGCCTGCCGCTGGGGGAGTTCCGGCTGGGCGGGCGCGACCTTTGTCTCGGCACGGTCGCCGGTGCGCCCTTCTGCATGTCCGATGACACCTTCCAATGGTGGCGCAACACCCAGGTCATCCTGGACGTGATACAAGCGCGTGGCGGCGGCTTCTCGCTGGAGGCGCCGGACGGCGTGCGCTTCACCGCCAGGGCCCGCCTCTTCACCGACGACGAACTGGCCGGCCTGTCCGATCCGCGGCCGGCGGAACATCTTTAG